A region from the Arachis ipaensis cultivar K30076 chromosome B01, Araip1.1, whole genome shotgun sequence genome encodes:
- the LOC107617262 gene encoding uncharacterized protein LOC107617262 — MKKQLGRTPTHEEVFKETHTLKSDKSKWVDKRSQDTHEKFIKKLAEVQAQHAEAQAQGMELQPIDEDLIWEEVCGGKKKNRVYRKGSFFSSSIKSGTTSANSVSGRAPRNQNSVPDLREQIHNLNEELFQRVTQQTDERISKLLDTRLAPLEKTQKKLEKLERAIGKAKKEKLKQKRWNEAYVSYY, encoded by the exons ATG AAGAAGCAGTTGGGCCGTACACCAACCCACGAGGAGGTCTTCAAAGAAACCCACACACTTAAAAGTGACAAGTCTAAATGGGTGGACAAGCGCTCTCAAGACACTCAT GAGAAGTTTATAAAAAAGTTGGCAGAAGTTCAGGCTCAACATGCCGAGGCTCAAGCACAGGGAATGGAGCTACAACCAATTGATGAAGACTTGATTTGGGAGGAAGTGTGTGGTGGGAAAAAGAAGAATCGAGTTTACAGAAAAGGGTCATTCTTTTCTAGCTCTATCAAGTCTGGAACCACTTCTGCCAATTCTGTATCTGGAAGAGCACCAAGAAATCAAAATTCTGTTCCTGATTTGCGAGAACAGATTCATAATCTCAATGAAGAGCTTTTTCAGCGTGTTACTCAACAAACAGATGAGCGTATTAGTAAGTTGTTAGATACACGCTTGGCTCCTTTGGAAAAGActcaaaagaaattagaaaagttGGAACGGGCAATTGGAAAGGCCAAGAAGGAAAAGCTGAAACAGAAGAGATGGAATGAGGCTTATGTTAGCTATTATTAG